A window of Clavibacter michiganensis contains these coding sequences:
- the phnE gene encoding phosphonate ABC transporter, permease protein PhnE, with protein sequence MSARELPPRPAGRWKPWLALAVVLAITAIAMSPQLGVAFGFDAIARNWRNGADKLVRLVQPDWAFFPRTVAPMLETLAMAVVATAAGAAIALPLSLWAARLTNPHPVSRGILRALLNVVRAVPELLYASLLVAMVGVGALPGIIALVLFNVGIIVKLVSEAIESNDAGPLEAGRAAGGTRMQVDRAVALPDVMPGFVGQTLYVLELNVRASTVLGLVGAGGIGLLIDAVRTFYRYDQLALIVLEILVIVIVIDLVSNEIRKRIA encoded by the coding sequence ATGAGCGCCAGGGAGCTGCCGCCCCGGCCGGCCGGACGCTGGAAGCCGTGGCTGGCGCTCGCGGTGGTGCTCGCCATCACGGCGATCGCCATGAGCCCGCAGCTGGGCGTCGCGTTCGGGTTCGACGCCATCGCGCGCAACTGGCGGAACGGCGCGGACAAGCTCGTGCGGCTGGTCCAGCCCGACTGGGCGTTCTTCCCGCGCACGGTCGCGCCCATGCTCGAGACCCTCGCCATGGCCGTCGTCGCGACGGCCGCGGGCGCGGCGATCGCGCTGCCGCTCAGCCTCTGGGCCGCGCGGCTCACGAACCCGCACCCGGTCAGCCGCGGGATCCTCCGCGCGCTCCTCAACGTCGTGCGGGCAGTGCCCGAGCTGCTCTACGCGTCGCTGCTCGTCGCGATGGTGGGCGTCGGCGCGCTGCCGGGCATCATCGCGCTCGTCCTGTTCAACGTCGGCATCATCGTCAAGCTCGTCTCGGAGGCCATCGAGTCGAACGACGCCGGGCCGCTGGAGGCGGGTCGAGCGGCGGGCGGGACGCGCATGCAGGTCGACCGGGCCGTGGCGCTGCCGGACGTGATGCCCGGCTTCGTCGGCCAGACGCTCTACGTGCTCGAGCTCAACGTGCGCGCGTCCACCGTGCTCGGCCTCGTCGGCGCGGGCGGGATCGGCCTCCTCATCGACGCCGTGCGCACGTTCTACCGCTACGACCAGCTCGCGCTGATCGTGCTCGAGATCCTCGTGATCGTCATCGTCATCGACCTCGTCTCGAACGAGATCAGGAAGAGGATCGCATGA
- the phnE gene encoding phosphonate ABC transporter, permease protein PhnE yields the protein MSLAVPVRPRHPGRAIAAAGVTVVVVAACWSADIAWDRLADLPAEVVRYLWLMFSAPDWSKLPEALAQTWISVLMAWVGTVIGIVISVPLAFVAARGFAPAAVRWPLRILFSAIRAVPEIITAIIILSVTGLTPLTGALALAVSSVGTLGKWGYESVEGVDGGPLEAVRAAGGGAWSLVRWGVWPQASGEFLSFWLYRFEINVRASAVLGLIGVGGIGDMLTSYTQYREWPTVGVLLIVVVAVTMSIDAISGAIRRRITEGARVRAVE from the coding sequence ATGAGCCTCGCCGTGCCCGTCCGCCCCCGCCATCCCGGTCGCGCGATCGCCGCGGCCGGCGTCACCGTCGTCGTGGTGGCCGCCTGCTGGTCGGCCGACATCGCGTGGGACCGCCTGGCCGACCTGCCCGCCGAGGTCGTCCGCTACCTCTGGCTGATGTTCTCCGCCCCCGACTGGTCGAAGCTGCCCGAGGCGCTGGCGCAGACGTGGATCTCGGTGCTCATGGCCTGGGTCGGCACCGTCATCGGCATCGTGATCTCGGTGCCGCTCGCGTTCGTCGCGGCCCGCGGCTTCGCGCCCGCGGCCGTGCGCTGGCCGCTGCGGATCCTGTTCTCCGCCATCCGCGCGGTGCCGGAGATCATCACCGCGATCATCATCCTGTCCGTCACCGGGCTCACGCCGCTCACGGGCGCCCTGGCGCTCGCCGTCTCGAGCGTCGGCACGCTCGGCAAGTGGGGGTACGAGTCCGTCGAGGGCGTGGACGGCGGCCCCCTCGAGGCCGTGCGCGCGGCCGGCGGCGGCGCATGGTCGCTCGTCCGCTGGGGCGTCTGGCCCCAGGCGAGCGGCGAGTTCCTCTCCTTCTGGCTGTACCGGTTCGAGATCAACGTGCGCGCGTCGGCCGTGCTCGGCCTCATCGGCGTCGGCGGGATCGGCGACATGCTCACCTCATACACTCAGTACCGGGAGTGGCCCACCGTCGGCGTGCTCCTCATCGTGGTCGTCGCCGTCACCATGTCGATCGACGCGATCTCCGGTGCCATCCGCCGCCGGATCACCGAGGGAGCCAGGGTCCGTGCAGTGGAGTGA
- the phnD gene encoding phosphate/phosphite/phosphonate ABC transporter substrate-binding protein, whose protein sequence is MKKPALPLLAIGAAAALALTGCSAGAGSDASGTPAAAADPTSLTLALVPSQDQDGLVETAAPLTDMLTKALGIPVTGVVSKDYQAAVEAMGADQAQIGFLPSLQLWQASDMYKAKVVLQTERNGNITYPAQFMTNDPDKYCDDTPVERDGMLFCNGADALSGPQGLDSITKVKGAKVAVLGPGSPAGYIYPMLALKDAGLDIDSDIQQIPVTANDASVLAVYNGDAEVGFSFWDARTIVAKDKPDVGQKVVVFAMTDEIPNDGVAVSGSLSPELQDRITKALADYSATPEGSAALTAVYSITKLAPADPSSLDVVARAAQSLGLQ, encoded by the coding sequence ATGAAGAAGCCCGCCCTCCCGCTCCTCGCCATCGGAGCCGCCGCCGCCCTCGCGCTCACCGGCTGCTCCGCCGGCGCCGGTTCCGACGCGTCCGGCACGCCCGCGGCCGCCGCGGATCCCACCTCCCTCACGCTCGCGCTCGTCCCGTCGCAGGACCAGGACGGCCTCGTCGAGACCGCCGCGCCGCTCACCGACATGCTCACGAAGGCGCTCGGGATCCCCGTCACCGGCGTGGTCTCGAAGGACTACCAGGCCGCGGTCGAGGCGATGGGAGCGGACCAGGCCCAGATCGGCTTCCTCCCGTCGCTCCAGCTCTGGCAGGCGAGCGACATGTACAAGGCGAAGGTCGTGCTGCAGACCGAGCGCAACGGCAACATCACCTACCCCGCGCAGTTCATGACCAACGACCCCGACAAGTACTGCGACGACACCCCGGTCGAGCGCGACGGCATGCTCTTCTGCAACGGCGCCGACGCCCTCTCGGGTCCCCAGGGACTCGACTCCATCACGAAGGTGAAGGGCGCGAAGGTCGCCGTCCTCGGCCCGGGCTCGCCCGCCGGCTACATCTACCCGATGCTCGCGCTCAAGGACGCCGGGCTCGACATCGACTCCGACATCCAGCAGATCCCCGTCACGGCCAACGACGCCTCGGTGCTCGCGGTCTACAACGGGGACGCCGAGGTCGGCTTCAGCTTCTGGGATGCCCGCACCATCGTCGCCAAGGACAAGCCGGACGTGGGGCAGAAGGTCGTCGTCTTCGCCATGACGGACGAGATCCCGAACGACGGCGTCGCGGTCTCCGGCTCGCTCTCGCCGGAGCTGCAGGACAGGATCACGAAGGCGCTGGCCGACTACTCGGCCACGCCCGAGGGGTCAGCGGCCCTCACCGCCGTGTACTCCATCACCAAGCTCGCGCCCGCCGACCCGTCCTCGCTCGACGTCGTGGCCCGCGCGGCGCAGTCGCTCGGTCTGCAGTAG
- a CDS encoding cation acetate symporter, producing the protein MATTPTTDTGDPVLNISIFGAFVVITLVIVFRASRNNSTAADYYAAGRSFTGPQNGTAIAGDYLSAASFLGIVGAIAINGYDGFLYSIGFLVAWLVALLLVAELMRNTGKFTMADVLSFRLKQRPVRLAAATTTLAVCFFYLLAQMAGAGGLVSLLLGIDDRLGQSLVIAVVGALMIVYVLVGGMKGTTWVQIIKACLLIAGAAVMTVWVLAIHGFNISELLGAAAAAADKPVLEPGNQYGATGITKLDFLSLALALVLGTAGLPHVLMRFYTVPTAKEARRSVVWAIWLIGIFYLFTLVLGYGAGALLGSERILAAPGGVNSAAPLLALELGGPILLGIIAAVAFATILAVVAGLTITAAASFAHDVYGSVIKKGQVSANGEVRVARITVVVIGIVSIIAGIGANGQNVAFLVALAFAVAASANLPTILYSLYWRRFSTRGAVLSMYGGLGTALVLIAFSPVVSGAETSMIPGADFSWFPLSNPGIVSIPVGFLLGWIGTVTSTRKEDPLVAAEMDVRSLTGHGAEKATEH; encoded by the coding sequence ATGGCGACGACGCCCACGACCGACACGGGCGATCCCGTCCTCAACATCTCGATCTTCGGGGCGTTCGTGGTCATCACGCTCGTGATCGTGTTCCGCGCGAGCCGGAACAACTCGACCGCCGCGGACTACTACGCGGCCGGCCGCTCGTTCACCGGACCGCAGAACGGCACCGCCATCGCGGGCGACTACCTCTCCGCGGCGTCGTTCCTCGGGATCGTCGGCGCCATCGCCATCAACGGGTACGACGGGTTCCTCTACTCGATCGGGTTCCTGGTCGCGTGGCTCGTCGCGCTGCTGCTCGTGGCGGAGCTCATGCGCAACACGGGCAAGTTCACGATGGCCGACGTGCTGAGCTTCCGCCTGAAGCAGCGGCCGGTGCGTCTCGCGGCGGCGACCACGACGCTCGCGGTCTGCTTCTTCTACCTGCTCGCGCAGATGGCGGGCGCGGGCGGCCTGGTCTCGCTGCTGCTCGGGATCGACGACCGGCTCGGGCAGTCGCTCGTGATCGCCGTCGTGGGCGCGCTGATGATCGTCTACGTGCTCGTGGGCGGGATGAAGGGCACGACCTGGGTGCAGATCATCAAGGCGTGCCTGCTCATCGCGGGCGCCGCGGTCATGACCGTGTGGGTGCTGGCGATCCACGGCTTCAACATCTCGGAGCTGCTCGGCGCCGCGGCGGCGGCCGCGGACAAGCCCGTGCTGGAGCCCGGCAACCAGTACGGGGCCACGGGCATCACGAAGCTCGACTTCCTGTCGCTCGCGCTCGCGCTGGTGCTCGGGACGGCGGGGCTCCCCCACGTGCTCATGCGCTTCTACACGGTGCCGACCGCGAAGGAGGCGCGTCGCAGCGTCGTCTGGGCGATCTGGCTCATCGGGATCTTCTACCTCTTCACCCTGGTGCTCGGGTACGGCGCGGGCGCGCTGCTCGGGAGCGAGCGGATCCTCGCGGCGCCCGGCGGCGTGAACTCCGCCGCTCCCCTGCTGGCGCTCGAGCTCGGCGGGCCGATCCTGCTCGGGATCATCGCGGCGGTCGCGTTCGCCACGATCCTGGCGGTGGTCGCGGGTCTCACCATCACGGCGGCGGCGTCCTTCGCGCACGACGTGTACGGCAGCGTCATCAAGAAGGGGCAGGTCTCGGCCAACGGCGAGGTGCGGGTCGCGCGGATCACAGTCGTCGTGATCGGCATCGTCTCGATCATCGCGGGCATCGGCGCCAACGGGCAGAACGTCGCGTTCCTCGTGGCGCTCGCGTTCGCGGTGGCCGCGAGCGCGAACCTGCCGACCATCCTGTACTCCCTCTACTGGCGGCGGTTCTCCACGCGGGGCGCGGTGCTGAGCATGTACGGGGGGCTCGGGACGGCGCTCGTGCTGATCGCGTTCTCGCCCGTCGTGTCGGGTGCGGAGACGTCGATGATCCCGGGGGCCGACTTCTCGTGGTTCCCCCTGAGCAACCCGGGGATCGTGTCGATCCCCGTCGGGTTCCTGCTCGGCTGGATCGGGACGGTGACCTCCACGCGCAAGGAGGACCCGCTCGTCGCGGCGGAGATGGACGTCAGGTCGCTCACCGGGCACGGCGCCGAGAAGGCGACGGAGCACTAG
- a CDS encoding MurR/RpiR family transcriptional regulator produces the protein MQWSDDVGPTTRIATVVNALQPSERRVVQLILDDTEGVVEITAQELADRSGVARSTVVRSCQSLGYRGYPQLRVALTRELARSSARASTAAGDDAHGPSALGRIRSDLDALAAALPRVASVLTEAEVEDAVTRVVGARRLVIVASGLSSPLALDLSMRLTAVGRPAEHVADPIGQQIAVSRLAADDVVLVISGSGANELSLRAARSARASGAGIVVVTSFATSPIGALADVALVVAPAKAGFRHEVEHTSRIPHVIVLESLVEIVADRLGEAAVDTRAGVLAILSDALSD, from the coding sequence GTGCAGTGGAGTGACGACGTCGGGCCCACCACGCGCATCGCGACCGTGGTCAACGCCCTGCAGCCCAGCGAGCGCCGGGTCGTGCAGCTCATCCTCGACGACACCGAGGGCGTGGTGGAGATCACCGCGCAGGAGCTCGCCGACCGCTCGGGCGTCGCCCGGTCGACCGTCGTGCGCTCCTGCCAGAGCCTCGGCTACCGGGGATACCCGCAGCTGCGCGTCGCGCTCACCCGGGAGCTGGCCCGCAGCTCGGCCCGCGCGTCGACGGCCGCGGGGGATGACGCCCACGGCCCCAGCGCCCTCGGCCGGATCCGCTCCGACCTCGACGCGCTCGCCGCCGCCCTGCCGCGCGTCGCGAGCGTCCTCACGGAGGCGGAGGTGGAGGACGCCGTCACGCGCGTCGTCGGCGCCCGCCGGCTCGTGATCGTCGCGAGCGGCCTGTCCTCGCCGCTCGCCCTCGACCTCTCGATGCGCCTCACCGCCGTCGGCCGACCGGCCGAGCACGTCGCCGACCCCATCGGCCAGCAGATCGCCGTCAGCCGGCTGGCCGCGGACGACGTGGTGCTGGTGATCAGCGGCAGCGGCGCCAACGAGCTGAGCCTGCGGGCCGCGCGCTCCGCCCGGGCCTCGGGCGCGGGGATCGTCGTGGTCACGTCGTTCGCGACCTCGCCCATCGGGGCCCTCGCCGACGTCGCGCTCGTCGTCGCGCCCGCGAAGGCGGGCTTCCGCCACGAGGTCGAGCACACCTCGCGCATCCCGCACGTGATCGTGCTGGAGTCGCTCGTGGAGATCGTCGCCGACCGCCTGGGCGAGGCCGCGGTCGACACCCGCGCGGGCGTCCTCGCGATCCTCAGCGACGCCCTCAGCGACTGA
- a CDS encoding HAD family hydrolase yields the protein MSTPGRTIVFDFDGTVSLGDGPVLRYAHHVAETLAVDARQGFADAVSAGLGQVGRASGAVDGYALVQGLAADHGVPARLLSAAFLASRAELGGPHAPVRPPAGLASFLRGTSGRVRRVLVTNSPACRIPEALAALGLDDAFDEVVTGAGKPAGMDAVLDRVDPGPAAGLPAARLLSVGDLWVNDLEPAHARGFSTALVGPGSSDDARPTFRAATVADLYDDIDAWLDAVPSSPPAPTSAAPHGKQMHA from the coding sequence GTGAGCACCCCCGGCCGGACCATCGTGTTCGACTTCGACGGCACCGTCTCCCTCGGGGACGGACCCGTGCTCCGCTACGCCCACCACGTCGCCGAGACGCTGGCGGTCGACGCCCGCCAGGGGTTCGCCGACGCCGTCTCGGCGGGTCTCGGGCAGGTCGGCCGCGCCTCCGGGGCGGTCGACGGCTACGCGCTCGTGCAGGGCCTCGCCGCCGACCACGGGGTGCCGGCCCGGCTCCTGTCCGCCGCCTTCCTCGCGAGCCGCGCCGAGCTCGGCGGACCGCACGCCCCCGTCCGCCCGCCCGCCGGCCTCGCCTCCTTCCTCCGCGGCACGAGCGGTCGCGTCCGCCGCGTCCTCGTCACCAACTCGCCCGCCTGCCGGATCCCGGAGGCGCTCGCCGCCCTCGGCCTCGACGACGCATTCGACGAGGTCGTCACGGGTGCGGGCAAGCCCGCCGGGATGGACGCCGTCCTCGACCGCGTCGACCCGGGTCCTGCCGCGGGCCTCCCGGCCGCCCGGCTCCTCAGCGTCGGCGACCTCTGGGTCAACGACCTGGAGCCCGCCCACGCCCGCGGCTTCAGCACCGCGCTCGTCGGCCCCGGCTCGTCCGACGACGCCCGCCCCACCTTCCGCGCGGCCACCGTCGCCGACCTCTACGACGACATCGACGCCTGGCTCGACGCCGTCCCCTCCTCTCCTCCCGCCCCCACCTCCGCAGCTCCCCACGGAAAGCAGATGCACGCATGA
- the phnC gene encoding phosphonate ABC transporter ATP-binding protein yields MPATRSSMEADALAPASAPWAVRLAGVTVRYPNGVVALKDVSLDIAGGEMVSIVGLSGSGKSSLIRTINGLVPVTSGEVEVGGTRVDGLAGRRLRALRGDIGMVFQGFNLAKRASVLDNVLVGRLAHTPGWRTFLGMHAAADREIAFQALESVGILPKVWARASTLSGGQQQRVAIARALAQRPRLVLADEPVASLDPPTAHGVMGDLRRINRELGITVLTNLHLLDLAREYGHRMIGLRAGEVVYDGPAATAGDDVFEAIYGRSIRPEDTLG; encoded by the coding sequence ATGCCCGCCACCCGCTCCTCCATGGAGGCCGACGCGCTCGCGCCGGCGTCCGCGCCGTGGGCCGTGCGCCTCGCCGGCGTCACGGTCAGGTACCCGAACGGCGTCGTCGCGCTCAAGGACGTCTCCCTCGACATCGCCGGCGGCGAGATGGTCTCCATCGTCGGCCTGTCCGGATCCGGAAAGTCGAGCCTCATCCGCACGATCAACGGCCTCGTCCCCGTGACCTCCGGCGAGGTCGAGGTCGGCGGCACGCGCGTCGACGGCCTCGCGGGCCGGCGGCTGCGCGCGCTCCGCGGCGACATCGGCATGGTCTTCCAGGGCTTCAACCTCGCGAAGCGCGCGAGCGTGCTCGACAACGTCCTCGTCGGCCGGCTCGCGCACACGCCGGGCTGGCGCACCTTCCTCGGGATGCACGCCGCCGCCGACCGGGAGATCGCGTTCCAGGCGCTCGAGAGCGTCGGGATCCTGCCGAAGGTGTGGGCGCGCGCCTCCACCCTCTCGGGCGGGCAGCAGCAGCGCGTCGCCATCGCGCGGGCGCTCGCCCAGCGGCCCCGGCTGGTCCTCGCCGACGAGCCCGTCGCAAGCCTCGACCCGCCGACCGCGCACGGCGTCATGGGCGACCTGCGTCGCATCAACCGCGAGCTCGGGATCACGGTGCTCACGAACCTGCACCTGCTCGACCTCGCGCGCGAGTACGGCCACCGCATGATCGGCCTGCGCGCCGGCGAGGTCGTCTACGACGGCCCCGCCGCGACCGCGGGCGACGACGTGTTCGAGGCGATCTACGGCCGGTCCATCCGACCCGAGGACACCCTCGGATGA